CAGTGccgtgtcccctctgctctggggatgaTCAAACCCCTctgagccaggctctgtgccctcAGCTTCCACCTGGGGAGCCgtgggctggagccccaggccTTGGCCCAGGCTGtggccacagcacagctggtgtTTGACATGGGCACGGAGCTGGGACACCACATGCACCTCCTGGACCTTGGAGGGGGATTCCCTGGCACTGAGGACACCAGAGCCCCACTGGAAGAGGTACAGACCTCCCAACCCTGCCCTCAGCAGGCAGAGAATGAGCTTGGCATGAGCCTCCCTGCACAATTCCCAGCTGGACAAGAGGagggttcttttttttccctcccagatCGCTGCAGGGATAAACTCTGCCTTGGATTTGTACTTCCCCGAGGGCAGTGGGGTGGACATTGTGGCCAGACCTGGGCGTTACTACGTCACCTCTGCCTTCACCCTGGCTGTCAGCATCACTGCCTTGGAGGAGATCCCCgtggagcagcctggctctgaCGGTAGGTGTGACAGCAGGACGTGTCCCCtgcccccctgagcccccctgagcgcccctgagcccccctgagcccccctgagccccctctcCCTTCCAGAGGAGGAGTGTGGCAGCAAGAAGAGCCTGGTGTATCACCTCAGTGACGGCATCTACGGCGCCTTCAGCTGCCTCCTGTTCGACAGCCCCTGCCCCAGACCTCGTCTGCACAAGGTGAGGGGTTCACctggcctggggacaccccaaaatgtccctcAGCTCGGGTGGCATCACCTCAGCCAACCCCACACCACAGCAGGAAGCTGCACCCAGCCCGTGGGTTGAACTTTGGTGTTGGGGGAGGAGGAATCAGGAAAATTTTATAAATGTGATTGTCTAGCAAAGGATTTTGAGAATGTGGAAACCATAGGTGAGATGGAAATGATATTTTTTGACTGTATGGATGAATCAGGAAAATTTTATAAATGTGATTGTCTAGCAAAGGATTTTGAGGATATGGAAACTATAGGCAAAATAGAAATGATATTTTTCGACTGTGTGGCTGAGAGCAGCAATGTGGATGCTTGAAGGCTTCTTCCTTTGTTTAGATAATTCCAGATGCCACAAATACCAAAGATCCAGCAGAGACCCTCTGCAGGTGTAAAGGGGAGGGTCCAAGATAAGGTTTAGAGAtaagaaagcagcaaaacatgTTAATATAGCAATTTCTATGGGTTGCAAATGTTAGAAAATTTATATCTTGTATTAGAGTGCTAATATCaatcagccatctctcaggagctcacatcagccagcagagaaagacctgaGCCTTGCTtgatgagttccacaagaatctttatttaatgcaaaaggagtcaggcaggattctctcagaacaaagggcacaCAGTCACATTTATAGGATCAAGGGGGATTGAAATTACAACCAATAGAAAGTtacacaaagaacagcatccaatctaagtgagaagttctaaaggtgaactgaccaattacacacactaatttctaaccaattatcttccaaagtgttagagagtgaccaaattcttaaggaatttggctgaACCTTGGAATCTAGGAAActttatctattatagcaagttccagagGCCAGGGGAAGAGCGATTTGGAGGgattgtatcatccacaagattggttagtggaaattagaatattcaacacaaaatttattgtattgtaacgGGAAACTCGCCCTCTTTATTCCTTCTCTTAATCTCTTAATTCCTTAATTTTTACCTTTCTTACCTCATCCTGTTACTCAGAACTCCTACCACCCACACTctccttctgccctgctctgagctgtggctggcTCTGAGCTCTTTACCCAATTTATTTCCCTATACAACAAACTACAAACTGAAAGCTCTCTCCATTTATCCTGACCATCCTGCCCATCACCCCCCTCACCATCCCCACCCTTTGGCTGTCCCTGTGACGCTGTGACACCCTCacccctgtgtgtgctgtgtggttttttttttttccctgcagagacCCTGCCCGGagcacccctggcacagctgcagcctgcGGGGCCCGCCGGGGCACGGCGAGGATCGCATCGCCGacgggctggagctgcccctgctgcacGTGGGGGACTGGCTGGTTTTTGGCAACATGGGAGCCTACACAGTGCCAGCATCATCTCTGCTCACCGCAGGTCCCCAGCCACGTGTCACCTACGCCATGTCCCGCATGGCCTGGTAAGAgatgggcagggtgggagggaagggctgaatcctgatttttttccactggggAAATCTGAGTCTCAGAACCTGGAAATTCAGGGTGAAATTAAtggtagattttaaaattttattaaaattttaatattgttaTTTCTCCAGTTTTTTTCACTGGAGAAAAGGCTCAGCTCACTTCTGGCTGTTGTTCTGGAGTGTCCCCTTCCCCCTTCTCAaggggctgctccttcccctggctCCCCCTCGGGTGTCTCTTGCAGGAAAGCCATCCAGCTCTTCCAGGGAAAGCCACCCCAGGCAGAAGACGACCGTGAGAGCCTCTGCACCCCCCTGTCCTGCGGCTGGGAGATGGCAGAGACCCTTTGTGTCACCCCTGTCTTCGCTCCAGCTGGCATCATCTGAGCACTGGGGGAGAAGGAGCCGTGGTGGGAAAGCTCCTGtggtggtgctggcagggaaaatgtcacaaaatggCATCAGggtgggaaaaaatcccatggcagcaccaggggaaaagtcccacagtgctgctggagggatAAAAATCCTACAGTGGGAAAAATCCCATGGCAGCACCAGGGGAAAAgccccacagtgctgctggagggatAAAAATCCTACAGTGGGAAAAATCCCATGGCAGCACCAGGGTAAGAGtcccacagtgctgctggagggatAAAAATCCTACAGTGGGAAAAATCCCATGGCAGCACCAGAAGGGAGAGATCCTGTGGTGGTACCAGAGGGGGAAAGGACCCCATGGCAGTGCTAGGGAGGGGGAAGGTGCCATCCTGCCACTGGCACTGCCCCACTCTGCTCTCACAGACTTGGAAGTAAATCCTGTCCCATaaatcctgctcctccagctggtGTGGTGTGCGTGCCTCCCAAAGGGGTCTGGCAGGTTTGGGCTCTGGTTTTAGGGGTGATGGTGATAATTGATAGCCCAGGGTGGCTTCAGGGGTCAGGTGAGGAAGCCCCTggctctccctccccaccctgtgcccGAGGTGCTGGAGAGCCCCTCCACAATCAGCATTTAATGAGGCTTTG
The genomic region above belongs to Catharus ustulatus isolate bCatUst1 chromosome 26, bCatUst1.pri.v2, whole genome shotgun sequence and contains:
- the AZIN2 gene encoding antizyme inhibitor 2: MNGYLDESNFLMVEEGFTTRDLLENLLGELCQESDQQPFFVADLGDIVKKHLRFLKALPRVKPYFPVKCNGSEGVIRLLAELGAGFACANKAEISRVQGIGVPADRIFYSSPCKQVAHIRYAAAHGVRLMAFDNEVELSKVARSHPRARLLLGITADSIPAALPSLAFGTTLKSCRHLLETAKEQAVQVVGISFHLGSRGLEPQALAQAVATAQLVFDMGTELGHHMHLLDLGGGFPGTEDTRAPLEEIAAGINSALDLYFPEGSGVDIVARPGRYYVTSAFTLAVSITALEEIPVEQPGSDEEECGSKKSLVYHLSDGIYGAFSCLLFDSPCPRPRLHKRPCPEHPWHSCSLRGPPGHGEDRIADGLELPLLHVGDWLVFGNMGAYTVPASSLLTAGPQPRVTYAMSRMAWKAIQLFQGKPPQAEDDRESLCTPLSCGWEMAETLCVTPVFAPAGII